Within the Solidesulfovibrio sp. genome, the region CCGGTCGTCTTCCTCCAGGACCGCCTGTTTCTTGGCCCGGTCGAGGATGTCGATGGTCAGGCCCGGGGTGTTGGGGTCGAGGGGCGGCTTGATGCTGACTCCGCCCTGGGGATTGAAGCCGGCGTGTATGCCGTGGGTGTAGGCGCAGGCCAGGCGCTTGGCCTCGGCCAGTTCGCGGGCCGGATCGCCGGCCGGGGCGCTGCCCGGCCAGGCGGCCAGGATGGCGGCGGCCAGGGCCAAGCCCATGGGAACACAACGCATGGCAACCTCCGTGCGGCCGTGGTGCTGTTACCCGTTGACTGAACCAGCCGACGCAAAAGGTCAACCAAGCCCGGATTGCCTGGCCCGACCGCCGGCTCCGGGGGCGCCCCGGAAAGGCCTTGCCGCCGTGCCGGCCTTCACGTAAAGTCACGGACCCCGCCCCCACCGATACCGGACGTTGTCCGGATGGACAGCCCCGTTGAGGGGGGCGGTTTTTTTGGAGATTTCGCAGCATGAAAAAATTTCGCGTGTATTTCGCCACCAAGGATTTCGCCCCGACCCGTTGGTTCCGTTCCAAGAAAGACGTTTCGGAAACGGAATATGTCGTCGTGTCCGCGTTCAACGAAGCCCATGCCTCCAAGGAGGCCAAAAAACATGTGGACATGGCCGCCCTGTCCGTGCCGTTCACGGTGACCCGCATCGAGCCTGCCGCGGCCGACGAAGCCGAGGGCTGCCATGGCAACTTCGCCAAACTCGCTCCGCCGCCGCCGGCGACCGGCCTGTTCGCCGCCGATGCCCACCAGGACGACCTCCCCGCCGACCGGGAGCCGGACTAGGCCCCCACGCCCGCCAAGGCACGATCGCTCCGGGGCCGCGCGGCCCCGGTTCCCAGCGGAGGACAGCCATGCTCGTCGCCTTTCCCCAGGCCCTGGCCGCCCATGCCCGGGGCATCCGTTTCGCCCTGGCCAACAAGGGGTATCTGCTTCTTGTCGCCGTGCCCTTCGGGCTGACCCTGGTGCTGTACCTCGCCGGCTTCGGCCTGCTGGCGGCCTGGGGAGACCGGCTGACGGCCCTGGCCTGGTCGCCCGAGGCCGCCGGTTCGGGCGGCCTGCTCGGGGCGCTCTACTGGCTGTACGCCCATGTGGCCAAGTACCTGCTGTACCTGCTGACCATGGTCCTCATGTATTTTCTGTTCATGGTCACGGCCAACATCCTGGCTTCGCCGCTGTACGACGGCATCGCCGGGCGCATGCTCGCCCGGGCCAGGGGGGCGGCCGGCCGGGAGAACCCCCTGGCCTGGTGGCGCATCATGGGCGAGGAAGTCAAAAAGGCCGTGTTCGTGGCCGCGCTGCCGGTGCTGCTCGTCTTCGTGCCGGTGGCCGGCCAGTTGCTGGCCCCGCTCGCCGCCGCCGGCCTGCTCGCCTTCGACTTCCTGGACTTCGCCTTTTGCCGCGACGAACCCCGTTTCGCGGTCAGGCTGCGCCGGGCGGCCGCCCAGCCTCTGACCCTGCTTGGTTTCGGCCTGCCGCTGCTCGTCCCGATTCTCAACATTGTGCTTTTCCCGTTCGCCATCTGCGGCGCGACCCTGCTCTATTTGGACACCTTGGGCCGCGCCGAGGGTCGTCCCGACAGCAAATGACATTTCTGCAACATCACGTGCCCGTCGCGTTCGGCCGGTCCGTTTTCGGCTATAGGTCCGGGCACGCCCACGGCACCCCGCCACGGGCCAAGCCCCCCCAGCGAAAGGACCTCCGCCCCATGGCGCAACTGCCCGCTCACCGCCGCGACGCGCTTCCCCGGAGCCCGGCCGCATGACCGCCCAAGGCCAGCACAACCCGAGATCCGCGTCCCGTACCGCCGCCCTGGCCTTCGGCGCCCTGGGCGTGGTCTACGGCGACATCGGCACCAGCCCCCTGTACGCCATCAAGGAATGCTTCCACGGCCTGCACGCCATCGCCGTGACCCCGGAAAACGTCCTGGGCGTGCTGTCGCTGATCTTCTGGTCCCTGACCATGGTCATCACCATCAAGTACGTGCTGTTCATCACCGCCGCCGACAACCGGGGGGAAGGCGGCATCTTCGCCCTCATCGAGCTTCTGCCCAAGGACCGGGGGCATCGCCATGTCCGGGCCACCTTGGCCTTTCTGGGGCTGATCGGCGCGGGGCTGCTCTACGGCGACGGGGTCATCACGCCGGCCATCTCGGTGCTGTCCGCCGTGGAGGGCTTAAACGTGGCCACCAGCGCCGCCGAGCCGCTGGTCGTGCCCATCACCTGCCTGATCCTGTTCGGCCTGTTCATGGTCCAGCGCCGGGGCACCCACGGCATCGGCAAGGTCTTCGGCCCGGTGATGCTCGTCTGGTTCTCGGTGCTGGCGGTGCTGGGGCTCAAGGAGATCCTGGCCGCCCCCCAGGTGCTTGGCGCCGTCAACCCCTGGCACGCCGTGGATTTTTTCCAGCGAAACCACCTGCACGGCATGGTGGTCCTCGGCGCCGTGGTGTTGTGCATCACCGGCGGCGAGGCGCTCTACGCCGACCTGGGGCATTTCGGCCGCCGCCCCATCCAGCTCTCCTGGCTCATCATCGTCTTCCCCTGCCTGGTGCTCAACTATTTCGGCCAGGGCGCCGGGCTGCTGCTCGACCCGTCCATCGCGGCCAACCCCTTCTACAGCCTGGTGCCCGACGCGCTGCTCTACCCCATGGCCGCCCTGTCCACGGCGGCCACGGTCATCGCCTCCCAGGCGCTCATTTCCGGCGTGTTTTCGCTGACCCGCCAGGCCATCCAGCTCGGCTGCTGCCCGCGGCTGCGCATCGTGCACACCTCCAGCGCCATGGAGGGCCAGATCTACATCCCCGAGGTCAATTTCGCCCTCATGTGGGCCTGCATCGGCCTGACCGTGGCCTTCCAGGAATCGAGCCGCCTGGCCGCCGCCTACGGCATCGCCGTCACGGCCACCATGGGCATCACCTCCATCCTCTATTTCTTCGTGGCCCATTGGACCTGGAAGCAGTCGCTGGCCCGCTGCCTGGCGCCGGTGCTCGTCTTTCTGGCCTTCGACCTGGCCTTTTTCGGCGCCAACCTGCTCAAGGTCGCCGACGGCGGCTGGTTCACCCTGCTCATCGCCGCCCTGGTCGTCTTGGCCATGGCCACCTGGCAGGACGGCCGCAAGGCCCTGCGCGACCTGTCCATGGCCGCCACGGTGCCGCTGCGCACCTTCCTCCAGGAGATCGCCACCCGCAATCCCCTCCGCGTGCCCGG harbors:
- a CDS encoding EI24 domain-containing protein; this translates as MLVAFPQALAAHARGIRFALANKGYLLLVAVPFGLTLVLYLAGFGLLAAWGDRLTALAWSPEAAGSGGLLGALYWLYAHVAKYLLYLLTMVLMYFLFMVTANILASPLYDGIAGRMLARARGAAGRENPLAWWRIMGEEVKKAVFVAALPVLLVFVPVAGQLLAPLAAAGLLAFDFLDFAFCRDEPRFAVRLRRAAAQPLTLLGFGLPLLVPILNIVLFPFAICGATLLYLDTLGRAEGRPDSK
- a CDS encoding KUP/HAK/KT family potassium transporter, whose protein sequence is MTAQGQHNPRSASRTAALAFGALGVVYGDIGTSPLYAIKECFHGLHAIAVTPENVLGVLSLIFWSLTMVITIKYVLFITAADNRGEGGIFALIELLPKDRGHRHVRATLAFLGLIGAGLLYGDGVITPAISVLSAVEGLNVATSAAEPLVVPITCLILFGLFMVQRRGTHGIGKVFGPVMLVWFSVLAVLGLKEILAAPQVLGAVNPWHAVDFFQRNHLHGMVVLGAVVLCITGGEALYADLGHFGRRPIQLSWLIIVFPCLVLNYFGQGAGLLLDPSIAANPFYSLVPDALLYPMAALSTAATVIASQALISGVFSLTRQAIQLGCCPRLRIVHTSSAMEGQIYIPEVNFALMWACIGLTVAFQESSRLAAAYGIAVTATMGITSILYFFVAHWTWKQSLARCLAPVLVFLAFDLAFFGANLLKVADGGWFTLLIAALVVLAMATWQDGRKALRDLSMAATVPLRTFLQEIATRNPLRVPGTAVFMSLSPQGTPVTLLHHYKHNKVFHDSVVILTITAADTPTVPEADRLDIHDLGSGFFRIVARYGFMETPDVPDIMARARETGIPIDPPADTTFFLGRESLLTTGKSKLAGFRKSLFALMSRNARPATAYFGLPPGRVVELGVQVEL